The Chlamydia poikilotherma DNA segment GCTGTTTGGATTTATTTTTCCATTGACGTCTTTCGATCATAGTATCTTCTCCCTCGCGAGGAAGAATAGCTCGAATCAATACTGCATGCGGAAGATTTTGATCTCCGGTTACTACATTAAATAAAGAGTGTATGCCATAGCAACGATAGATATAAGCAATACCTCCACGGCTATACATAGGGCTATTTCTTTTTGTTTTCCTATAGTTATAAGCGTGGCAAGCTTTATCATCCGGTCCACGATATGCTTCTGTTTCTACGATAAATCCTGAAGTTGTTTTTCCTGAGAGTCTGGTTATGAGAATGTGTCCTAGTAATTCTTTTGCTAAATAAAGAACGTCATTGTTTAGAAAAAAACTTTCAGGAAGCATTATTCTGTTTTCCTTTTTCTTCTAGTTCTAGGTTTCCTTTCCGGATTAGATTGTTTTTCCCTACCTGTTTTTGGTGTTTTGGTTACCAAGGACCAGGTAATTGCCTGATTAAGGAGGTTCACTTCAGCAAGTTTTACCTCTATTATTGCCCCAGGACGCATTTTGCTTGGAAGATCATCGGGAGAAGTTTTCTTTTTCAAAGAGTATTCTCTAGGTAATTGCGCTGCTGGGATGCAACCTTCTTGGCAAAACTCTGGAACCGTGAAGGAAATCCCTTCAGGATTTGTTGTAATGATAAAGCCTTTATAAATTGTTTCGGGTTGTTCTTTTAGGAACTTGTCTAAGAAACGGGTCTTTTTAAGATTTTCAAAAGCAAATTCGGCTTTTGCAGCTATTCGTTCTTGTGTTGAGCATGCTCTTACGATGTGTTCTAGGCGAGTTTCTTCTATCGACATGGGATGAAATAAAAGTCTATGAACAACAAGATCAATGTAGCGACGGATAGGACTTGTAAAATGTGTATAGAAATCGAGTTTTAATCCGTAATGCCCCTTATTTTCTGTTGAATATGAGGCTGTTTTCATGCTCCTGACAAACTGTGAGTGTAGAATTGATTCTAAAGGATGCCCTGCAGAGCTTTCTTGTAGTAAATATTGGTAATCGGGTTCTTGAGCTGGAGTCATGATAATATCAAAACCCATAGCTTTTGCCATCTCTTGGAATGAGAGTAGATTCTCATCATTTGGAGATTCGTGGATTCTAAATGGTAGGGTGACTCCTTGATGGGAAATATGATAGGCAATCACTTCGTTGGCTTTAAGCATAAACTCTTCGATGAGTTTATGTGATAGAGTTTGTCGTGTTTCTATAAGAGCTACGGGTTCTTGAAGGTTATCTAGCGACATAGTAAATGAAGGCAGAACGAGACGGATACAACCACGTTTTTCTCGAATATCTGCGAATTTTTCGCTTAACTCTGCCATGGCGAGGAGAGTTTTTGATATAGGATGGGGCTGTTTATTTTCTACAATCTCATCTACTTCATCGTAGGTCATACGGTATTTACTGC contains these protein-coding regions:
- a CDS encoding DNA-3-methyladenine glycosylase: MLPESFFLNNDVLYLAKELLGHILITRLSGKTTSGFIVETEAYRGPDDKACHAYNYRKTKRNSPMYSRGGIAYIYRCYGIHSLFNVVTGDQNLPHAVLIRAILPREGEDTMIERRQWKNKSKQLLANGPGKVCQALNLTLEYNTLSLTSPNLHISKEKVSGIITQTPRIGIDYAEEYRDLPWRFLLNIKN
- a CDS encoding ribonuclease R family protein; the encoded protein is MRKRRPKGFRRSSKQILISGVLFVHAKKGFGFVTPDHPEEYPFDIFIPARDLKGALDGDHVVVSLFPNSKEGEKRKGVIHQVVSRGKTVLVGTITSVIDATTALVCVNALGPGIPVKAKLLPKRSYKLGDRLLLSTPAWKEKPESKEPPPLEMLEFIGNISNAKSDFPCIKAEYAIEEDFPEAAIEETSHFSQKHISQALRSRKDLRDLLCFTIDSITAKDFDDAVSLTYDNNDNYILGVHIADVSHYVTPHSALDQEASRRCNSIYFPGKVIPMLPSALSDNLCSLKPNVDRLAVSVFMTFTKEGHLSDYEVFRSVIRSKYRMTYDEVDEIVENKQPHPISKTLLAMAELSEKFADIREKRGCIRLVLPSFTMSLDNLQEPVALIETRQTLSHKLIEEFMLKANEVIAYHISHQGVTLPFRIHESPNDENLLSFQEMAKAMGFDIIMTPAQEPDYQYLLQESSAGHPLESILHSQFVRSMKTASYSTENKGHYGLKLDFYTHFTSPIRRYIDLVVHRLLFHPMSIEETRLEHIVRACSTQERIAAKAEFAFENLKKTRFLDKFLKEQPETIYKGFIITTNPEGISFTVPEFCQEGCIPAAQLPREYSLKKKTSPDDLPSKMRPGAIIEVKLAEVNLLNQAITWSLVTKTPKTGREKQSNPERKPRTRRKRKTE